From Rana temporaria chromosome 5, aRanTem1.1, whole genome shotgun sequence:
ATTTAGAGAAGGAAATCCTCATTAAATAAGGAAAAAGGTGTATAAGATttggatatacagtatgtcacatcATGgtttttaaatatctaacatcaGTCTTTAGTAGTTAAAATATTTTAAGAGCGCGGCTTGTGGCACAGAGGGGGTGAGGTGATCATGGTACAGACTAAAGCAGACAGTGCAGGAACACCCACCGGCAGCTACAGGAAAGCTGTTACTGCTAGAGCACCACAAAAGTATTTTGACACAAGTTCTTCTTCCTCCAACCATTCAACCTCTCTAACTAGTGAAAAATCTGAAGGTAAGTATCCTGGAGGTAATCGTCTATGTGTTCAACCTACTCCAAAATGGCAGAAAGGTATAGGATCTCCATCTTCTAGTAATGTTGAAAAAGAGAACCGTGTGCCTTCTGACAATGAGGAAGAAGCAGGAGGCAGTGGAATTGGTAAAGCACCAAAGAAATCGTGTCCATTGGTTGATGATGTTTCAGATGAAGACTGAATACAGTTTTtaatgtgtttatattttttcagttgcttgtatatttttaaataaagtccCTTTTTTTGGACCAAAttaattaaatattttaataatcCTAATTAGTAACATTTACATATGTGGTATATGCAATACACATTATATATGCAAGTGTCCACGTATACCAATACAATCATCATTAACACTCTTTTAATATCTACATATTTTCACAGAAAGATTATACAATGCATGTAATCAGTAAAGGCATAATAAAGGAAAGATGGTATGGTGGAAATGCTTCTCATTACTATAGTAAAGAAATTAACAAATTCATATAGAACAGATGTTCTTTGTTCTTGTGGTTAAAATAAAGGGGTTTTCATTGTAATATAGATTTCAGAAAAGGATGGGGGGGGTGTAGATTTTAAACAGTACATGATAAACCTAAATGTCACTGTCTCAAAAGAATATTTTCAGAATGATAAAATCCATAGGGAAATAGTTCATTATGAGGGCCACCTGTGTTTACATAACCTTTAAAGAATATGTGCAAATAATTTACATCCAACTACGTAAATACGTTCTATCCTGTAACAAAGGAAAGCATTAAATACCATTAAAAAAGGGAGCGAACATAAAAAAGCATGTATCGTCACCAGTTTAAAATAACTGCCAACATTTTTGTTACCACTTTGggcagataataaaaaaaaacatgatttaaaGTCCAATTATATTCTTTGAAAAAATATACTTAAATACATATATTTGATttctaaagctgaactctagttagaagaagcaaaaaaatgcagcTGTTTATTCATTAAGacctttttaatgtattttttttaagtgtaagtaCCTTAATTTATCCTGGCATCAGCCTTTTGAAGTCCCTACAAAGCTCATAGTGGGGGAGGAAGAAGAAGTACACTGAGGCACTCAGATCTGTAGCAGTGCAAGGGGCATGAGTAACAGAGAGACTAACTCTTCAGGGTGATCCTTTCACAGTGTAGTATAACATAAATGTAAATTGAAACACCACACAACTACTCAAAATTTGAGATATGACTTTCATTAATTCCAGTAAGGGCCAGGGGGCATGTAAAAGAGTAGCCAACACAATTTATAGGCTTAAAATACCACCTTCATCACtgctagaaaaaaaacataaagacatCTTCAGATTTTTACAATATCAATACATTAGCCCCTTTTTAGGGTgttagttaaagaggaagtagagGGAAGCATGTGCACGGGTGCTGCCGGTCAATACACAGGCTAAGAAAGaaatgactagacatgtgcattcgtttttgtccgaagaaTTTTTGGTCTGAATTTCAGCTatttttcgttattgttttaacaaacgaaaacaaaagtgcagaatacgaaaaccgaaggATCCAACGTAAACAAATGCTTTGTTTTCATTTTcgtcggtcgaatgtgcctaaccttaactctatcagtccaagattattctacatagagagaaaagattcgacatagagagaaaagatttgacattatagagagaaaagattcaacattatagagagaaaaaattcgacattatagagagaaaagattcgacatagagagaaaagatcgctgctggaattgggtggggaagtaaaataaaaataatgatgatgatgaatgttattggctgattgtaaccaaagaggaggagcagtaaaatagctagaactaacttgacaattcaacatgaacgatgaagattcgacaaagcatcgaaaaacatacaaacatacaaacgtcgaatctgtcattgaaggcttaaggtgtctgtcgaatgttcaaagaagattcgacggagcatcTAAACTGTACTactccgcaatcgtacatttctggtcaaatgctcggcccataggctataaaaaaaattctaatgttggttgactcgtaataataattaataaatataattattactagtcatacaacattagaattcttctatagcttgtaggcggaacattcgaccgaaaatgtacgattcgaaatacagtttcgctgctcctgcttatttgaacattcgacagacaccataagtattCAATGGcaaattcaaccttaattcatttggattttcagacgaatgcaatttctaacgaaaaactaaatgaaaaaaacggatttcgggagtaactaaattaattaatttttcggacgaaaacgaaattccgaaacaaaatatttcagtgagcACATGTCTAGAAATGACACGGGTTGACATATCTTCAGAGCGCACAGTGACGTAATCTTCTGCATATACAggcgcatgtttaggagatatttacagtacctataggtaagccttattataggtacaAACAATACATGGAAGTTTTATTCCTCTCTAAAACAAATTCCCTAGCTAATAGCATTTGCATAAAAGCAGAGGAAGGGGATTGAAAGGAGAACTGTAACTGAATATAAAACAGTAACAGCGAAATATTAATGCTTTttttggacagaaatacaaatacgTTCAGCAGGTAAACCTTTTTTCTAATCTTTATTTCATCTGTCTAGTTAGCTGTTTTCCTGAAATTTAGCTTTAAATCCACATCATTAAaatatcaataaatggtgtattacatgcagtttctactcactcagtcactattggattaattttctgtaaaaaaactggttgatcctgcaaTTGCAGGATTTtccagagcagtgttggcagctaggcacatgctcagttttcagtgtacTTTTACCCTGATCGTTTCTTCCCTATCACATTTGAGAAGCCTATGTAACTAtaaagt
This genomic window contains:
- the LOC120940318 gene encoding PCNA-associated factor-like; the encoded protein is MVQTKADSAGTPTGSYRKAVTARAPQKYFDTSSSSSNHSTSLTSEKSEGKYPGGNRLCVQPTPKWQKGIGSPSSSNVEKENRVPSDNEEEAGGSGIGKAPKKSCPLVDDVSDED